The Lysobacter enzymogenes DNA segment CTCATGGCGACCAGCGTCAAAGCTCCGCGCAGTTCCTTCGTCCTCGGCCTGATCGGCGCCGTGTTCCTGGCGCTGTTCGCCGGCCTGATCGCGCTCGGCGCGTGGCAGGTGCAGCGGCTGGGCTGGAAGCGCGATCTGATCCAGCGGGTGGAGTCGCGCGTGCACGCCGAACCCGGCGATCCGCCGGCACCGGCGCAGTGGCCCGGCGTGAGCGCGGCGCGCGACGAATACCGCCACGTGCGGCTGCGCGGGCGCTGGCTGCCCGGCGCCGACACCCGGGTGCAGGCGGTCACCGACCTCGGCCCCGGCTTCTGGCTGCTGAGCCCGCTGCGCACCGACGCCGGCTACACCGTGCTGGTCAACCGCGGCTACGTGCCCGACGCGCGCGCCGCGCAATCCGCGCCGCCGCCGCCCGGCGAGGCCGTGGTCACCGGCCTGCTGCGGCTGAGCGAACCCGGCGGCGGTTTCCTGCGCGACAACCAACCCGGGCAGGACCGCTGGTTCTCGCGCGATGTCGCCGCGATCGCCGCCGCGCGCAAGCTCGACGGCGCCGTCGCGCCCTACTTCGTCGACGCCGAGCGCGCCGCGCCGTTGCCCGGCGACCTGCGCACCGCGCCGCAATGGCCGGTCGGCGGACTCACGGTGATAAAATTCCCGAACAACCACCTGCAGTACGCACTGACCTGGTTCGCGCTGGCGCTGATGGTGGCGTGGGCGGCCTGGCGGGTGTGGCGGGAACAGGCCCGGCGCCGCGCCGCGGCCGCCTAGCGCCGCAACGCCGGTCGACCGCCGCAACGCCTCCCCGCCGCTTCCGCCCGCCTGCCGTGCTTTACTCGCTCCTCACTCCTCTTCACTCGTTCCTGCCCAAACGCATGCAGCTCGCCCCGCCCCTCCCGGCCTCGCGCGACGGCACCGGGGTCAAGAACATGCACCAGCTGATCCAGCTGCGCTGGATCGCGGTGATCGGCCAGGTCGCCACCATCGTCTTCGTCCACTACGGCTTCGGCATCAAGCTGCCGCTGATGCCGATGGCGATCGTGCTGGCCTGCCTGGCCGCGTTCAACCTGGTCAGCATGCTGCGCTGGCGCAAGCGCGAGGAAGTGACCAACGGCGCGCTGTTCCTGGCCCTGCTGGTCGACATCCTCACCCTCACCGCGCAGCTCTACCTCAGCGGCGGCGCGGCCAATCCGTTCGTGTTCCTGTACCTGCTGCAGGTGGCGCTGGCCTGCGTGCTGCTGCGCACCTGGGCCAGCTGCGCGGTGGTGGTGGTGACCACGGCCTGCTTCATCGCCCTGACCGCGTTCGCCGGCCCGGTGGTGATCCCGGCCGACCCGACCCGTGGCCTGCGCGATCCCTACGTGCAGGGCCTGCTGCTGTGCTTCGCCCTCAACGCGACCTTGCTGGTGGTGTTCATCACCCGCATCGGCCGCAACCTGCGCGCGCGCGACCAGCGCCTGGCCGACCTGCGCCAGCGCGCCGCCGAGGAAGAGCACATCGTGCGCATGGGCCTGCTCGCCTCCGGCGCCGCGCACGAACTGGGCACGCCGCTGGCGACGCTGTCGGTGATCCTCGGCGACTGGCGGCGGATGCCGCCGTTCACCCAGCAGCCCGAGCTGCTGCAGGAACTCGACGAGATGCAGACCCAGCTGACCCGCTGCAAGAGCATCGTCACCGGCATCCTGCTATCGGCCGGCGAAGCCCGCGGCGAGGCGCCGGCGATCACCACCGTGGCCGAATTCCTCGACGACCTGGTCGGCGAATGGCGCACCACCCGGCCGGTGCGCGGATTCGACTACGAGAACGGCTTCGGCGAGGATGTGGCGATCATTTCCGACTCGGGCCTCAAGCAGATGATCTGCAACGTCCTCGACAACGCGCTGGAGGCTTCGCCCGGCTGGGTCGGGCTGGAATCCTGGCGCGACGAGGACCGGCTGGTGCTGCGGGTCAGCGATGCCGGCCCGGGTTTCGCCCCGGCGATGCTGTCGCATTTCGGCAAGCCGTATCAGTCCAGCAAGGGCCGTCCCGGCGGCGGGCTGGGCCTGTTTCTCGCCCTCAACGTGGCGCGCCAGCTCGGCGGCAGCATGGTCGCGCGCAACCGCGAACCCAGCGGCGCGGTGGTGACCATGAGCCTGCCGCTGGCCGCGCTGACGCCGCCGGAGTCGTCGGATGAGTGAGGAACTGCCGCCGCTGCCGCCCGGATTCGACGACGAGGACGACGAGCCGCGCCGGCTGCTGATCGTCGAGGACGACGCCGCGTTCGCGCGCACGCTGACGCGCTCGTTCGAGCGCCGCGGCTACATCGTCCACAACGCGACCCAGCTCAGCGAGGTGCAGGCCCTGCTCGGCGAACACACGCCCGGCTACGCCGTGGTCGACCTCAAGCTCGCCGGCGGCGACTCCGGCCTGGCCTGCGTGCAGGCGCTGCACGCCCACGACGAGGACATGCTGATCGTGGTGCTGACCGGCTACGCCAGCATCGCCACCGCGGTCGAGGCGATCAAGCTCGGCGCCCTGCACTACCTGGCCAAGCCGTCCAACACCGACGACATCGAAGCCGCGTTCGGCCGCGCGCAGGGCGACGTCAACGTCGAACTGACCGATCGCCAGACCTCGATCAAGACCCTGGAATGGGAGCGCATCCACGAGATGCTGGCGGCGACCGACTTCAACATCTCCGAAACCGCGCGGCGCCTGGGCATGCACCGGCGCACCCTGGCGCGCAAGCTGGGCAAGCATCGGATCAAGTAAGCGCAGGCTGCGATAGGAAGGTTCTTGTGGGAGGGCCTTCAGGCCCGATGCTCTTGTTTCGGATCGCGATGCCCTGAAAGAAAAGCATCGGGCCTGAAGGCCCTCCCACAAGAGCCCTCCCACAAGGGCACTTCCACAATAATCTCCTGCAAGAGCTGTGACCCGCATCGGCTCGCCCCGCATGAATACGATTGCAGCCGGCCATGCTGCGCTGCGGCTTGCTCCTACAGTCGTCGCAGATGCCCGCGACCTTCGCGGCGCGCGCGATCACGGAGAACGGCGACGATGGACGAACACCGACCGAGCCAGCGGCGATGCGCCGGCGCGACACTGCGCGCCCTCGCCCTGGCCGCGCTGGCCTGCGCGCTGAGCCCCGCCCACGCCGCCATCGACGCGCAGCAACTCGGCGCGCGCTACGACGCCGCCCAGGCCAACCTCGCGTTCCGCGTCTATTCCTCGCGCGCCACCCGCGTCGAGGTGTTCCTGTACAAGAACCCGACCGGCACCCAGGAAGTCGCGCGGCTGGCGCTGAGCAAGGACGCCGCGACCCAGGTGTGGTCGCTGTCGCTGCCGACCAGCACGATCAAGAACACCTACGGCATCGCCGGCACGGTCTATTACGGCTACCGCGCCTGGGGCCCGAACTGGCCCTACGACGCCGCCTGGACCAAGGGCAGCGCCGCCGGCTTCGTCAGCGACGTCGACAACGCCGGCAACCGTTTCAATCCCAACAAGCTGCTGCTCGATCCCTACGCGCGCGAAATCAGCCAGGACCCGAATACCGCGACCTGCGCCGACGGCACGATTTACGCCAGCGGCGCCCCGCACCGAAACAAGGACAGCGGCCTGTGCGCGAGCAAGGGCATCGCGCTGGCCGCGGATGCGACGTCCACCGGCAGCAAGCCGACCCGCGCGCTCAAGGACGAGGTGATCTACGAAGTGCACGTGCGCGGGCTCACCCGCAACGACGACAGCGTGCCCGCCGCCGAGCGCGGCACCTACAAGGGCGCCGCGCGCAAGGCCGCGGCGCTGGCCGCGCTGGGCGTCACCGCGGTCGAGTTCCTGCCGGTGCAGGAAGCGCAGAACGACCAGAACGATGTCGACCCAAACTCCACCGCGGGCGACAACTACTGGGGCTACATGACCCTCAACTATTTCGCCCCGGACCGCCGCTACGCCTACGACAAATCCGCCGGCGGACCGACCCGCGAATGGAAGGCGATGGTCAAGGCCTTCCACGACGCGGGCATCAAGGTCTACATCGACGTGGTCTACAACCACACCGGCGAAGGCGGCCCGTGGAGCGGTACCGACGGGCTCAGCGTGTACAACCTGCTGTCGTTCCGCGGCCTCGACAACCCGGCGTATTACTCGCTGACCAGCGACTACAAATACCCCTGGGACAACACCGGCGTCGGCGGCAACTACAACACCCGCCATCCCGTCGCCCAGAACCTGATCGTCGATTCGCTGGCCTACTGGCGCGACGCGCTCGGCGTCGACGGCTTCCGCTTCGATCTGGCGTCGGTGCTCGGCAACAGCTGCCAGCACGGCTGCTTCAACTTCGACAAAAACGACAGCGGCAACGCGCTCAACCGCATCGTCGCCGAGCTGCCGCCGCGCCCGGCCGCCGGCGGCACCGGCCTCGACCTGATCGCCGAGCCGTGGGCGATCGGCGGAAACTCGTATCAGGTCGGCGGTTTTCCCGCCGGCTGGGCCGAGTGGAACGGCCTGTACCGCGACGCGCTGCGCAAGAAGCAGAACAAGCTCGGCGTGGAGACGGTCACGCCCGGCACCCTGGCCACGCGCGTGTCCGGCTCCAACGACCTGTACGGCGACGACGGCCGCAAGCCCTGGCATTCGATCAACTTCGTGGTCGCCCACGACGGCTTCACCCTCAACGACCTGTACGCCTACAACGACAAGCAGAACAACCAGCCCTGGCCGTACGGGCCGTCCGACGGCGGCGAGGACCACAATCTCAGCTGGAACCAGAGCGGCATCGTCGCCGACCAGCGTAGGGCCGCGCGCACCGGGCTGGCCCTGCTGATGCTCAGCGCCGGCGTGCCGATGATCACCGGCGGCGACGAAGCCCTGCGCACCCAGTTCGGCAACAACAACACCTACAACCTCGACTCGGCCGCCAACTGGCTGTACTGGACCCGCAGCGCGGTCGAGGCCGACCACGAGACCTACAGCAAGCGCCTGATCGCGTTCCGCAAGGCGCATCCGGCGCTGCGCCCGGCGAACTTCTATTCGGGCAGCGACAACAACGGCAACGCGATGGAGCAACTGCGCTGGTTCAAGCCCGACGGCGCGCAGGCCGACAGCGCCTACTTCAACGGCGCCGACAACCACGCCCTGGCCTGGCGCATCGACGGCAGCGAATTCGGCGACAGCGCCAGCGCGATCTATGTCGCCTACAACGGCTGGTCGGGGCCGGTGAACTTCGTCCTGCCATGGCCCGGCAACGGCAAGCAGTGGTACCGCGTGACCGACACCGCGACCTGGAACGAAGGCCCCAACGCAGTCGCCGCACCCGGCAGCGAGACCCTGATCGGCGGCGAGAACACGACCTACGGCGCGCAGGCCCGCTCGCTGTTCCTGCTGATCGCCAAATAATCCGGGCCGCAGCGACACTGCCCTGTAGGAGCGACGCGAGTCGCGACCGCGACAACCCAACTACGACGAAACCAGCGCCACAAGCGTAGTGCCGCGGTCGCGGCTTGCGCCGCTCCTGCAGTCGCTGCGCCGCGGCGGCCCGGGCCGTGCCACGACAACGCCGCGTCCTCGCCATGTTCGTCCGCCTGGGTCCGACTCCGCGGTCGGCATCGGACCGAACCATCCCGGGGCGACGACGCCGCCGACGGCCTGCGCCGCGTGCGCGAACCCGCCGACGCACGCACGGTCAACCGGAGCCGTCCAGCAGTGTTGGCTATTTCGATAGCCAAAACCATGAATCCCGCAGCATTCAGCAACATTAAAAGCGCGCATCGAAAATTCACGCGCCCTGGTTTGCGGCTATGGAAATTTCGGTACCCCGCCGCTTCCGACGCACGACCGCGGCGCGGGCGCAGCCGCCGACGCCAACCGGCCGCCGTACGAACATCGCGTTGGCGCATTCACCCAACCTGGGGTCAAGGATATGAGCGGCAAACCCACCATCGTTCTCGTACACGGCTTCTGGGGCGGCGCGGCGCATTGGGCCAAGACCATCGTCGAACTCTCGCGCAAGGGCTACACCGACCTGCGGGCAGTGGAGATCCCGCTCACCTCGCTGGCCGACGACGCCGCCCGCACCCGCAAGATGATCGAACAGGCGCCGGGCCCGGTGCTGCTGGTCGGCCATTCCTACGGAGGCGCGGTGATCACCGAGGCCGGCAACCACGACAAGGTCGCCGGCCTGGTCTACATCGCCGCGTTCGCGCCCGACAGCGGCGAGAGCCCCGGCGGCATCACCCAGGAACACCTGCCCGAAGCGGCGCCGAACCTCGCCCCCGACAGCGACGGCTACCTGTGGCTGAAAGCCGACAAGTTCCACGAAAGCTTCTGCCAGGACCTCAGCGCCGAAGAAGGCCTGGTGATGGCGGTGACCCAGAAAGCGCCGCTGGCGAGCACTTTCGGCGACGCCATCTCGACGCCGGCCTGGAAGTCCAAGCCAACCTGGTACCAGATTTCCGCCCACGACCGCATGATCGCGCCGCAGAACCAACAGCGCATGTCGGCGCGGATGAATCCGAACAAGACGATCACGCTCGAAGCCAGCCACGCCTCGCTGGCATCGAAGCCGGCCGAAGTGGCGGCGTTGATCGACGAAGCGGCGAAAGCGATCGGCTGAGGCCGGGGCTGGTTTCCTGGACGGGAGCGCCGCAAGCGCAGTGTCGCGGTCGCGGCTTGCGCCGCTCCTACAGTCGCTGCGTCCGACAATCGCTTCGTCGGACCGCGTTTCTCCCTGTAGGAGCGGCGCGAGCCGCGACCGCGGGGACGCAACTGCGACGACGCTTACGCCGCAAGCGTTGTGTCGCGGTCGCAGCTTGCCCCGCTCCTACAGTCGGCCATGCGTCGGCGCGACCGATGCGGGGTTCGCTACGGCCGCGCCGACCCGCTAGCGCTCCGGCGCATACGCCCGCGCCGTCGCCAGGTAGCGGCTCGGCGGCATCCCGATCAATCGCTTGAACATGGTCGTGAACGCCGACGCGCTTTCGTAACCCAGGTCCAGCGCCAACGCCGTGATCGGCTCGCCCGCGGCCAGCCGCGGCAAGGCGGCGAAGATCGCCGCCTGCCGGCACCATTGGGCGAAGCTGCTGCCGGTCTGCGCGCGGAAGCGGCGGGTGAAGGTGCGCCGGCTCATCGCCAGGTCGCGGCACCAGTCGTCGATGCCGTCGTGCGGCGACGGCTGGGCGAGGTAGGCGCGGCAGCGCGCGGCCAGGCGCGGTTCGGACGGGAACGGAATATCCAGCGGCAACACCGGCGCGCGTTCGATCTCGCGCACGATCAACGAGTAGATCAGGTCCGGGCGCGAGCCGCCGGCGGCGTCGGCCTGCAGCGGCAGGTCCAGCGTCTCCAGCAGCAATTCGCGCATCAGCGCCGACACCCCGATCACCCGGCAATCGCCCGGCAACGCCGCGCTGACCTCCGGCTCGACGTAGATGCTGCGCGTGCTGATCTGCGCCAGCACGTGCACGTCGTGGGCCATGCCGGCCGGAATCCAGGCCGCGCGCTCCGGCGGCACCATCCAGCGTCCGGCCTGGGTGCCGACCACCATGATCCCGTGCGCCCCGTACAGCAGCTGCGAGCGGCGATGGCTGTGGCGGGCGATGCGGTGGCCGGTCGGGTATTCGTTGGAGGTCGCCACGATCCGCCCGGGCAACTGGTCGGCCTGCCCGGCCAGGACATTGCGCATTGGCCCGATCTCGAAGAATGTTGACCCGAACTATAACGCGGGCAAGGCCGCGCAGGCGTTTACTGAACGGGCCGCGCCGCCCGGCTCCGCCGCCGGCGTTCCCTTCCCTGCCGCCTTCCGCCATGACCTCCCTGGACACCTCCTCCCCCGCGACGGCCGACAGCGCCGTCGCGCCGCCGGTTCCCGACTTCCAAGCCGCGCCGCCCGCCGCCGCCGAGACCGCGAACAAGATCGCCCTGCCGATCCTCGGCATGCTCAGCGTCTGCCATCTGCTCAACGACATGATCCAGTCGTTGCTGCCGGCGCTGTATCCGCTGCTGAAGGAATCCTTCCGCCTGGATTTCGGCCAGATCGGCCTGATCACCCTGACTTTCCAGGTCACCGCCTCGCTGCTGCAGCCGCTGGTCGGCATCTACACCGACAAGCGGCCTATGCCGTGGTCGCTGGCGATCGGCATGGGCTTCACCCTGAGCGGGCTGTTGCTGCTCTCGCGCGCGACCACCTTCCCGGTGCTGCTGCTGGCCGCGGCGCTGGTCGGTTCGGGTTCGTCGGTGTTCCACCCCGAGTCCTCGCGGGTCGCGCGCATGGCTTCCGGCGGCCGCCACGGCCTGGCGCAATCGCTGTTCCAGGTCGGCGGCAACCTCGGCTCGGCGCTGGGGCCGTTGCTGGCGGCCTACATCGTCATGCCGCGCGGCCAGGGCAGCGTCGGCTGGTTCGCGTTCGCGGCGTTGGCGGCGATGCTGCTGCTGAGCCGCATCGGCCTGTGGTATCGCGAGCAGATTCCGCTGCAGCGCAAGGCCGGCGCGCGCGCCGCCACCGCGCCGAAGCTGCCGCGCAAGACCATCGTCGCGACCATGACGGTGCTGGGCCTGCTGATCTTCAGCAAGTATTTCTACATGGCCAGCCTGTCGAGCTATTACACCTTCTACCTGATGCACAAGTTCGGGGTCAGCGCGCAAAGCGCGCAGGTACATCTGTTCGTGTTCCTCGGCGCGGTCGCGCTGGGCACGCTCGCCGGCGGCCCGATCGGCGACCGCATCGGCCGCCGCTACGTCATCTGGTTCTCGATCCTCGGCGTGCTGCCGTTCACCCTGCTGCTGCCGCACGCGAACCTGGGCTGGACCACGGTGCTGACGGTGATCATCGGCCTGATCCTGTCCTCGGCGTTCTCGGCGATCCTGGTCTACGCGCAGGAACTGGTGCCCGGCCGCACCGGCGTCATCGCCGGGCTGTTCTTCGGCTTCGCCTTCGGCATGGGCGGCCTGGGCGCGGCGGCGCTGGGGCAACTGGCCGACCATATCGGCATCGAGGCCGTGTACCGCCTGTGCGCCTACCTGCCGGCGATCGGCCTGCTCGCGTGGTTCCTGCCGAAGCTGGAGCGGCGGCCCAAGGGCGGCTGACGCCGTGAGCACCGCGCGCGCCCGACCGCGGTCGCGGCGCGCGACGCGGCGTTGTCTCGCAGAGTGAGACGGTGCCCGCGCAGACTGCGCGGATGCACCAGGCCTCGCTGTTCGCCGCGCAACCGCAGCAACCCATCCTCGATGCCGAGGGCGGCGTGCGCTACCTGCCCGACGTGTTCGCGCCCGACTGGTGCGCGCGCCTGTTCGCCGAACTGTGGGACGGCGCGCCGTGGAACAGCGAACAACGGTTGATGTACGAACGCCTGGTCGAAGTGCCGCGCCGCGTCGCCCGCTACCGTATCGGCCGCGACCGGCTGCCGCCGCTGCTGGAAACCGCCGCCGGGCGGGTACGCGAAGTCCTCGCCGCGCCGTTCGACAGCATCGGCCTGAATCTCTATCGCGACGGGCGCGACAGCGTCGCCCCGCACAACGACAAACTGCACGACCTCGTTCCCGGCCAGCCCATCGCGGTGCTGTCGCTCGGCGCGACCCGACGCATGACGATCCGGGCCAAGCGCAGGCCGCATGCGAGTTGGCATATCGAACTCGAACCCGGCAGCCTGCTGGTGATGAGCCACGCCTCGCAGCACCACTACGACCACGGCATCCCCAAGGACCCGGGCGTAACCGATGCGCGCATCAGCGCGGCGTTCAGGGTTCGCGGCGGCTGAGGATTGCCTGGAGGCGGCAGCGGCCCGGGCATGGGTTTCGCTGTAGCTGCGGACTCGCGGTCGCGGCTTGCGCCGCTCCTACAGGGGCAAACGTGGCTGGACGCGGCGACTGTAGGAGCGGCGCGAGCCGCGACTGCGACGACTCGGCTACGCCGAAAGCTTCGACGCAGCGGTGGTTTCGCGGTCGCGGCTTGCGCCGCTCCTACAATCGGATTGCCTGCGCTGCCGCGTTACTGCGGCAATGTCGCCGGCGGCGTCGGAGCCGCGACGTCGTCGCCGGAGGCCAGCGCCGACCAGCGCAGTTCGACGCCGTTGCGCCGGCCTTTTTCGGTCAGCTTCAATCCATCCGGGTCGACGGTCAGGGTGTAGGCCTTGCCGTCGATGTCCAGTTCGCGCCGCAGCGGTTTGTCGAGTTTGGTCATGGTGCACTCCTGAGCGTTGGGCCTAGGGAACGGGGTGGCCGCCGCGCCGGTACCAGTCCAGCAATGCGGCCGGAAGACGCCGGTCGAGATCGCCGGCGAGCGCGCGGTGCGCGTCGAGGGTGTCGAGCAGGTTGCGCCGCAACGGCGCCAGCGCGGGGTCGTCGAGCGCCGCGGTGTCGCCTTGCAGTTGCGCCAGCAGCGCTTCGGCGCGCGCATACAGCGCATCGCCCTGCCCGGCCAGTTCGCGCGCGAACCACGCCGACAGCGGCCGGTGCACGCTATGGCCCTGCGCTTGCCAGCGCGCCGCCTCGTCCTGCAACTGTGTCCAGGCGCCGCGATACCACTCGCCCAGGCCGGCGGCCTGTGCGCGAACGGTCAGCGGCGCAGGCGCGTTGTGCTCGCGCAAGCGCGCGTGCAGCGCATGTTCGAGCGCGCGCGCTTCGCGCACCTTGTCCACTTCCACGGCGAAGGCGCGGTCGAGATCGAAGAATTCGAAATAGCGCGGCTGCAGCGCCTGCGCGCGCTCCAGCGGATTGCGCGAGTGGCCGATCTTGAGCAGGTCCTCGTAGGCGCAAGGCAGCACGTAGACGAAGCAGCGGCCTTCGCTGGCGCCGGCGGGGCGTTCGGGTTCGCGGCTGCGCAGGAAGGACATGGGCCGATCTTCCCCCAGCGCCCGCGAGCGCGGTGTGCAGAACGCGTTCACATCGGCCGCGATGAGGCCTGGTTCACGTTCGCTCACGGCCCGCCGTCGCATCGCCGCTCCGGACCGCGCGGCGGCTCAGGCGCGGTCGCGGATTCCCTGCACGCCGGCATGGCCGGCGCAGTGCGCGCAGCAATAGTAGCGGCCGGCGTGCTCCACGCCGTGGCCGACGATGCGGCAATCGCAGTGCGCGCAGCGCGGCGCCAGCGCGTGGATGGCGCATTCGAACGAGTCGAACGTGCCGCCGCGATCGGGCATGGTCACGGTGAACGCCTTGTCGTAGTCGTTTCCGCAGACATCGCAGGTGGGCATGTGGTTACTCCTGGAAACTGGATCGATGCGCTTTTCCGATAATTAGGACCAAGCGCGCTGCGCGCGATGGCGCGACGGGCCCAAACCACGGGAGCGCCGACTGATGCGCGCAAATCTCGGCCTCGCGCTCGATCTGTCGCGTTTAATCGGTGAAACGACGCTGGGCCGAATGGATCGGGCGTACTTGCGCGAGTTCGTCGATCCACAGGTAATCGCTGCGGCCGGTGCGCGGATCGTCGATCCGCACCACCGCATTGATGCCCTCGCGGCCGTCGCGGTCGAGGAAGGTCTGCAGGCTCGGCCGCGTGGTCACCACCGCCGCGCGCCAGCTACCGTCGACCAATTGCAGGTCCACCAGGCCTTCGTCGGGCAGTTGCTCGACTAACGCGGTCAGGCGGCGCAGGTCGGCGGGGTCGCGGTAGA contains these protein-coding regions:
- a CDS encoding GIY-YIG nuclease family protein; translation: MSFLRSREPERPAGASEGRCFVYVLPCAYEDLLKIGHSRNPLERAQALQPRYFEFFDLDRAFAVEVDKVREARALEHALHARLREHNAPAPLTVRAQAAGLGEWYRGAWTQLQDEAARWQAQGHSVHRPLSAWFARELAGQGDALYARAEALLAQLQGDTAALDDPALAPLRRNLLDTLDAHRALAGDLDRRLPAALLDWYRRGGHPVP
- a CDS encoding AraC family transcriptional regulator, with protein sequence MRNVLAGQADQLPGRIVATSNEYPTGHRIARHSHRRSQLLYGAHGIMVVGTQAGRWMVPPERAAWIPAGMAHDVHVLAQISTRSIYVEPEVSAALPGDCRVIGVSALMRELLLETLDLPLQADAAGGSRPDLIYSLIVREIERAPVLPLDIPFPSEPRLAARCRAYLAQPSPHDGIDDWCRDLAMSRRTFTRRFRAQTGSSFAQWCRQAAIFAALPRLAAGEPITALALDLGYESASAFTTMFKRLIGMPPSRYLATARAYAPER
- a CDS encoding DUF6053 domain-containing protein — translated: MLFFQGIAIRNKSIGPEGPPTRTFLSQPALT
- a CDS encoding MFS transporter — protein: MTSLDTSSPATADSAVAPPVPDFQAAPPAAAETANKIALPILGMLSVCHLLNDMIQSLLPALYPLLKESFRLDFGQIGLITLTFQVTASLLQPLVGIYTDKRPMPWSLAIGMGFTLSGLLLLSRATTFPVLLLAAALVGSGSSVFHPESSRVARMASGGRHGLAQSLFQVGGNLGSALGPLLAAYIVMPRGQGSVGWFAFAALAAMLLLSRIGLWYREQIPLQRKAGARAATAPKLPRKTIVATMTVLGLLIFSKYFYMASLSSYYTFYLMHKFGVSAQSAQVHLFVFLGAVALGTLAGGPIGDRIGRRYVIWFSILGVLPFTLLLPHANLGWTTVLTVIIGLILSSAFSAILVYAQELVPGRTGVIAGLFFGFAFGMGGLGAAALGQLADHIGIEAVYRLCAYLPAIGLLAWFLPKLERRPKGG
- a CDS encoding ATP-binding protein; its protein translation is MQLAPPLPASRDGTGVKNMHQLIQLRWIAVIGQVATIVFVHYGFGIKLPLMPMAIVLACLAAFNLVSMLRWRKREEVTNGALFLALLVDILTLTAQLYLSGGAANPFVFLYLLQVALACVLLRTWASCAVVVVTTACFIALTAFAGPVVIPADPTRGLRDPYVQGLLLCFALNATLLVVFITRIGRNLRARDQRLADLRQRAAEEEHIVRMGLLASGAAHELGTPLATLSVILGDWRRMPPFTQQPELLQELDEMQTQLTRCKSIVTGILLSAGEARGEAPAITTVAEFLDDLVGEWRTTRPVRGFDYENGFGEDVAIISDSGLKQMICNVLDNALEASPGWVGLESWRDEDRLVLRVSDAGPGFAPAMLSHFGKPYQSSKGRPGGGLGLFLALNVARQLGGSMVARNREPSGAVVTMSLPLAALTPPESSDE
- a CDS encoding DUF3247 family protein, which produces MTKLADRVYRDPADLRRLTALVEQLPDEGLVDLQLVDGSWRAAVVTTRPSLQTFLDRDGREGINAVVRIDDPRTGRSDYLWIDELAQVRPIHSAQRRFTD
- a CDS encoding alpha-ketoglutarate-dependent dioxygenase AlkB; this translates as MHQASLFAAQPQQPILDAEGGVRYLPDVFAPDWCARLFAELWDGAPWNSEQRLMYERLVEVPRRVARYRIGRDRLPPLLETAAGRVREVLAAPFDSIGLNLYRDGRDSVAPHNDKLHDLVPGQPIAVLSLGATRRMTIRAKRRPHASWHIELEPGSLLVMSHASQHHYDHGIPKDPGVTDARISAAFRVRGG
- a CDS encoding SURF1 family protein; translation: MATSVKAPRSSFVLGLIGAVFLALFAGLIALGAWQVQRLGWKRDLIQRVESRVHAEPGDPPAPAQWPGVSAARDEYRHVRLRGRWLPGADTRVQAVTDLGPGFWLLSPLRTDAGYTVLVNRGYVPDARAAQSAPPPPGEAVVTGLLRLSEPGGGFLRDNQPGQDRWFSRDVAAIAAARKLDGAVAPYFVDAERAAPLPGDLRTAPQWPVGGLTVIKFPNNHLQYALTWFALALMVAWAAWRVWREQARRRAAAA
- a CDS encoding glycogen debranching protein; its protein translation is MDEHRPSQRRCAGATLRALALAALACALSPAHAAIDAQQLGARYDAAQANLAFRVYSSRATRVEVFLYKNPTGTQEVARLALSKDAATQVWSLSLPTSTIKNTYGIAGTVYYGYRAWGPNWPYDAAWTKGSAAGFVSDVDNAGNRFNPNKLLLDPYAREISQDPNTATCADGTIYASGAPHRNKDSGLCASKGIALAADATSTGSKPTRALKDEVIYEVHVRGLTRNDDSVPAAERGTYKGAARKAAALAALGVTAVEFLPVQEAQNDQNDVDPNSTAGDNYWGYMTLNYFAPDRRYAYDKSAGGPTREWKAMVKAFHDAGIKVYIDVVYNHTGEGGPWSGTDGLSVYNLLSFRGLDNPAYYSLTSDYKYPWDNTGVGGNYNTRHPVAQNLIVDSLAYWRDALGVDGFRFDLASVLGNSCQHGCFNFDKNDSGNALNRIVAELPPRPAAGGTGLDLIAEPWAIGGNSYQVGGFPAGWAEWNGLYRDALRKKQNKLGVETVTPGTLATRVSGSNDLYGDDGRKPWHSINFVVAHDGFTLNDLYAYNDKQNNQPWPYGPSDGGEDHNLSWNQSGIVADQRRAARTGLALLMLSAGVPMITGGDEALRTQFGNNNTYNLDSAANWLYWTRSAVEADHETYSKRLIAFRKAHPALRPANFYSGSDNNGNAMEQLRWFKPDGAQADSAYFNGADNHALAWRIDGSEFGDSASAIYVAYNGWSGPVNFVLPWPGNGKQWYRVTDTATWNEGPNAVAAPGSETLIGGENTTYGAQARSLFLLIAK
- a CDS encoding response regulator transcription factor, which produces MSEELPPLPPGFDDEDDEPRRLLIVEDDAAFARTLTRSFERRGYIVHNATQLSEVQALLGEHTPGYAVVDLKLAGGDSGLACVQALHAHDEDMLIVVLTGYASIATAVEAIKLGALHYLAKPSNTDDIEAAFGRAQGDVNVELTDRQTSIKTLEWERIHEMLAATDFNISETARRLGMHRRTLARKLGKHRIK
- a CDS encoding alpha/beta hydrolase; this encodes MSGKPTIVLVHGFWGGAAHWAKTIVELSRKGYTDLRAVEIPLTSLADDAARTRKMIEQAPGPVLLVGHSYGGAVITEAGNHDKVAGLVYIAAFAPDSGESPGGITQEHLPEAAPNLAPDSDGYLWLKADKFHESFCQDLSAEEGLVMAVTQKAPLASTFGDAISTPAWKSKPTWYQISAHDRMIAPQNQQRMSARMNPNKTITLEASHASLASKPAEVAALIDEAAKAIG